A portion of the Anser cygnoides isolate HZ-2024a breed goose chromosome 29, Taihu_goose_T2T_genome, whole genome shotgun sequence genome contains these proteins:
- the CDK16 gene encoding LOW QUALITY PROTEIN: cyclin-dependent kinase 16 (The sequence of the model RefSeq protein was modified relative to this genomic sequence to represent the inferred CDS: deleted 1 base in 1 codon): MDRMKKIKRQLSMTLRGRAPDKSLGEPRDGHGSDSEAGAEEGRMGSDGESDPSGTSSDEVASPVRVRLRQHPARSVPSEDINKRLSLPADIRLPEGCLERLVLPSPLSRRLRRVSLSEIGFGKLETYVKLDKLGEGTYATVYKGRSKLTENLVALKEIRLEHEEGAPCTAIREVSLLKDLKHANVVTLHDIIHTQSCLTLVFEYLDRDLKQYLDDCGSIINMHNVKLFLFQLLRGLAFCHRHKVLHRDLKPQNLLLSRRGELKLADFGLARAKSIPTKTYSNEVVTLWYRPPDILLGSTEYSTQIDMWGVGCIFSEMVTGRPLFPGATVEEQLHFIFRLLGTPTEETWPGIGANAEFRAHKYPAYYPPPTTDPPRTPPRLDHDGADLLGKLLQFEGRRRVPAAEAMAHPFFACLGPRVTTLPDTTSIFALKEIQLQKETGLRSASLPDPGATAFRVLDTEF; encoded by the exons ATGGACCGGATGAAGAAGATCAAGCGGCAGCTGTCGATGACGCTGCGGGGGCGCGCCCCCGACAAGAGCCTGGGGGAGCCCCGCGATGGCCACGGCAGCGACAGCG aGGCGGGGGCGGAGGAGGGGCGCATGGGCTCGGACGGGGAGAGCGAC CCCTCGGGGACGTCCTCGGACGAGGTGGCCTCCCCCGTGCGGGTGCGCCTGCGCCAGCACCCGGCCCGCAGCGTCCCCAGCGAG gacatcAACAAGCGCCTGTCGCTGCCGGCCGACATCCGCCTGCCCGAGGGCTGCCTGGAGCGCCTGGTGCTGCCCAGCCCCCTCAGCCGCCGCCTGCGCCGCGTCTCCCTG TCGGAGATCGGCTTCGGGAAGCTGGAGACCTACGTCAAACTGGACAAACTGGGAGAG ggcaCGTACGCCACGGTGTACAAGGGGCGCAGCAAGCTGACCGAGAACCTGGTGGCGCTGAAGGAGATCCGCCTGGAGCACGAGGAGGGCGCGCCCTGCACCGCCATCCGCGAGG TGTCGCTGCTGAAGGACCTGAAGCACGCCAACGTGGTGACGCTGCACGACATCATCCACACCCAGAGCTGCCTCACCCTCGTCTTCGAGTACCTG GACCGGGACCTGAAGCAGTACCTGGATGACTGCGGCAGCATCATCAACATGCACAACGTCAAG ctgttCCTGTTCCAGCTGCTGCGGGGCCTGGCCTTCTGCCACCGGCACAAGGTGCTGCACCGCGACCTCAAGCCCCAGAACCTGCTGCTCAGCCGCCGCGGGGAGCTCAAGCTGGCCGACTTCG ggctGGCGCGGGCCAAGTCGATCCCCACCAAGACGTACTCCAACGAGGTGGTGACGCTGTGGTACCGGCCCCCCGACATCCTGCTGGGCTCCACCGAGTACTCCACGCAGATCGACATGTG GGGCGTGGGCTGCATCTTCTCGGAGATGGTGACGGGGCGGCCGCTGTTCCCCGGCGCCaccgtggaggagcagctgcaCTTCATCTTCCGCCTGCTGG GGACCCCGACGGAGGAGACGTGGCCGGGGATCGGGGCCAACGCCGAGTTCCGGGCCCACAAGTACCCCGCGTAC TATCCCCCCCCAACTACTGACCCCCCTCGCACCCCCCCCAGGCTGGACCACGACGGCGCCGACCtcctggggaagctgctgcag TTCGAGGGGCGGCGGCGGGTGCCGGCGGCGGAGGCGATGGCGCACCCCTTCTTCGCCTGCCTGGGGCCGCGCGTCACCACCCTGCCCGACA cgacCTCCATCTTCGCGCTGAAGGAGATCCAGCTGCAGAAGGAGACGGGGCTGCGCTCGGCGTCCCTGCCCGACCCCG gTGCCACCGCGTTTCGGGTGCTCGACACCGAGTTCTGA